In Sphingobacterium zeae, one genomic interval encodes:
- a CDS encoding DMT family transporter: MTKIKLNRNILILHLTILIWGFTGILGSLISVSALHLVWYRVAIASIALLIYFLVTKQSIVVSRRQFFQFFMVGAVVGLHWVLFFYSIKVSTVSVTLVTLSSVTLFTAILEPIVNNKRIARLDIVVGLVIIIGIYTIFSFETHYLVGLLAGLGCAFCASIFSIANARMVKKSSPTLITFYEMLGACFWISIFMLFTGDFNAEMRLGQQDLIFLLLLGVVCTAVAYVMGVAVMKELSAFTVALTTNLEPVYGILLAMLIFGQKETMSGGFYVGACIVLGAVFTYPYVKTKLENRQKDLVIRKLH; the protein is encoded by the coding sequence ATGACTAAAATTAAATTAAATCGGAATATTCTAATTCTGCATTTAACAATACTTATTTGGGGATTTACCGGAATTTTGGGGAGTCTGATCTCCGTATCTGCCCTTCATTTGGTATGGTATCGTGTTGCAATAGCGTCTATTGCTCTGCTGATCTATTTCTTGGTAACTAAACAATCGATTGTAGTTTCGAGGAGACAATTTTTCCAGTTTTTTATGGTGGGGGCCGTTGTTGGCCTGCATTGGGTACTATTCTTTTATTCAATCAAAGTGTCTACTGTATCAGTGACATTGGTTACACTATCCTCGGTGACATTATTTACGGCAATATTGGAACCTATTGTGAATAATAAGCGCATCGCGCGTTTGGACATTGTAGTGGGACTAGTCATTATTATCGGTATTTATACGATCTTTTCTTTTGAAACGCATTATCTAGTGGGGCTGCTGGCTGGACTTGGCTGCGCTTTTTGTGCGAGTATATTTTCAATTGCCAATGCGCGGATGGTTAAAAAATCAAGTCCAACATTGATTACATTTTACGAGATGCTGGGCGCATGCTTCTGGATCAGCATATTCATGTTATTTACGGGCGATTTTAATGCTGAAATGCGTTTGGGGCAACAGGATTTAATTTTTCTTTTGTTGTTGGGCGTGGTTTGTACCGCTGTGGCTTATGTCATGGGCGTAGCTGTCATGAAGGAACTATCGGCTTTTACAGTCGCATTAACGACGAATTTAGAGCCGGTTTATGGTATTCTGCTTGCGATGCTGATTTTTGGGCAGAAAGAAACCATGAGTGGCGGGTTTTATGTTGGAGCCTGTATTGTATTAGGAGCGGTCTTCACTTACCCTTATGTGAAAACCAAATTGGAGAATAGGCAAAAGGATTTGGTTATCCGTAAATTGCATTAA
- a CDS encoding LptF/LptG family permease produces MSLIDRYIIKKYLSTFLFTMAIFTVVMVVFDVSERLDDFLKYHAPLDKIIFEYYAGFIPFYLNFLCPLINFIAVIFFTSKMADQTEIVPILSAGYSFNRLLRPYMIAATLIFAISLVFNIFIIPNTNKMKVDFENIYVKPPKDNSRVSTHMQLDKDSYVYIDNFDNTTKTGYGFVLEIFKGDTLKEKMMADRITWDSVATKWKIEGYTNRIINGLHERMEKGTVKDTTLDMKPSDFEVRDNMFTAMDTHELNIRIRKEEIRGTGVMNDLLLEKYKRYVYPFSAFVLTLMGVALSSKKVRGGIGLSLGIGIALSFTYIVFIQFATMFSLKGGLPPLIAVLIPNVTFFLVAIYLAIKAPK; encoded by the coding sequence CTGTCGTTAATCGATCGTTACATCATCAAAAAGTATCTAAGTACTTTTTTATTCACTATGGCCATATTTACTGTTGTCATGGTGGTTTTCGACGTGTCCGAACGATTGGATGATTTTTTGAAGTATCATGCACCACTCGATAAGATTATTTTTGAGTACTATGCTGGGTTTATTCCTTTTTATTTGAACTTCCTTTGCCCGCTGATTAATTTCATTGCCGTTATTTTCTTCACATCGAAGATGGCGGATCAAACTGAAATTGTACCGATTCTAAGTGCCGGGTATAGCTTCAACCGCTTGCTTCGTCCCTACATGATCGCTGCAACCCTGATATTTGCTATTTCTTTGGTATTCAACATCTTTATCATTCCGAATACTAATAAGATGAAGGTTGATTTTGAAAATATCTACGTAAAGCCACCCAAGGATAACTCGAGGGTTTCTACTCACATGCAATTGGACAAAGACAGCTATGTGTATATAGACAATTTTGATAATACGACCAAAACAGGTTACGGATTTGTTCTTGAAATTTTTAAGGGGGATACGCTTAAAGAAAAAATGATGGCTGACCGTATTACTTGGGACTCAGTGGCCACGAAGTGGAAGATTGAAGGGTATACCAATCGTATTATCAATGGATTGCATGAACGCATGGAAAAAGGTACTGTTAAAGACACTACCTTAGATATGAAACCTTCGGATTTTGAGGTGCGTGATAATATGTTTACTGCTATGGATACACACGAATTAAATATTCGTATCCGTAAAGAGGAGATCCGTGGTACCGGCGTCATGAACGATTTATTGCTTGAGAAATACAAGCGTTATGTGTATCCATTTTCGGCTTTTGTACTGACCTTGATGGGTGTGGCACTATCCTCCAAGAAAGTGCGTGGGGGGATAGGATTGAGTCTGGGTATCGGTATCGCGTTAAGTTTTACGTATATCGTCTTTATACAGTTTGCAACTATGTTTTCTTTGAAAGGGGGACTACCACCGTTGATAGCCGTATTAATTCCAAATGTTACCTTCTTTTTGGTAGCAATATATCTGGCGATTAAAGCGCCAAAATAA